The genomic interval GTAGGACAAGAAGTGCACGTATCAGGCTACCAGTTTATGGGGGGTGGCAACATCAACAATGCGGTAAGTCTGGATACAGATCAAGGCTATTTTTTTGTAAAATGGAATGAAAGTGGGCAAACTGATGCTTTTTCCTGTGAAGCCAGTGGCCTGGAATTATTGAGGAGAGCTAATGAGATACCTATTCCGGAAGTAATAGGCTTTGGTCAAAACTACCAGAAAGCATATCTGATTTTAGAATACATACATTCTTCCCGTCCACAGTATAACTATTGGGAACGTTTTGGTCATTCGCTCGCCAGATTACATACGCACACCAATCATTCATTTGGCTTATCACACAACAATTATATAGGTTCATTACAACAAATAAATACCCCGGCTGAAAAATGGGTGGAGTTTTTTGTGGAAAAAAGATTAAAAATACAAGCTGGCCTAGCACTATATAATGGTGAATTACCCAAAGCCTTATTCAATAAATTTGAGGATTTATACAAAGAACTTCCCCATATGCTGCCAGCTGCTGTTCCTTCATTGTTGCATGGCGACCTATGGAGTGGCAATGTAATGGTGGGTCCTACCGGAGAGGTAATGCTGATTGATCCGGCCGTATATTACGGTAACCGGGAGGCAGAACTGGCATTTACAAAGTTATTTGGCGGCTTTCCTGATAATTTTTATGGAGCCTATAACGAAATCTCTCCTTTGGAACCTGATTTTGATGAAAGAGCAGCCATTTATAATTTATATCCTTTACTGGTACATGTAAATCTGTTTGGATCAGGTTATTTAAGCGGTATTGAGAAAGTGCTGAAACGGTTTTAAGTATCTTACTTTTTTGCTCTATTATACTTCGGTAAGCAATTGATAAGAGCTTAAGGTTTTCTGCTCCTGAATAATTTTCTTATCCCTACTTACTTTCTCTACATTGTCAGCCGTATAATTAAGCACACTTACTAATTCCAGACTCTCCTGTACTGTAACGCTAAACCTATCCTCCAGCATTAATTTCAACTGCTCAGTTTTCTCATGGTCTGCGTTAGTTCCTATAGAGAGCGAAATAGCCGTATTCTGCATCAGGTTAATTTTCATATTGAGGCTACTGAAGGCATGCAGGATACTGCAGACATTTTCCTCCGTAATAAAAGTAAAATCCTTTACACTACAACTTACCAGTACTTGATTAGGCTTAAAAATAACAACAGGTATTTTTTTATCTGAAGCCGCTGTGCTGATGCAAGTGCCGGGCTGCTGGGGTTCAATAAAAGAGCGTACAAATAAGGGGATACCTTTATTAGCCAGGGGCTTGATGGTTTTAGGGTGAATAACGGTAGCGCCATAATAGGTCATTTCTGCCGCTTCCTCATACGAAAGTCTGGTAAACAACTGAGCAGAGGGATTTCGTTTCGGATCAGCATTCAGGATTCCGGGCACATCTTTCCATATAGTTACTGATTCAGCTTGTAGAGCAGCACCAAAAATGGCAGCTGTAAAATCTGAGCCTTCTCTTCCAAGAGTTGTGGTCCATCCATCTGTTGTACTGCCAATAAAGCCTTGCGTAATGACTACCAGCTGATTAAGTAAAGGAAACATCCGCTGCTGAATGATTTGTGTAGTGAGTTCCCATTGTATTCTGCCTTCCCGCCAGGTATCATTGGTCTTAATAAAGGTACGGGCATCCTGCCATATACTGGGAATATTTATTTTTCTCAGATACTGCGCTACAATGGTGGAAGAAAGCAATTCTCCATAACTGATAACAGCATCATAAGCCCGGTCAAAAGGCAACTGGTGGGCAGAGAGTAAGTTACTTTGTAATTCAGTAAACAGATTTTTTATCACCTTATGTACTTCATCAGCCTGGTCTTCAAATAAGGCCTCTATTATTTGTAAGTGATATTGCTGCAAACCCTCCAGAACTGACTGATGAGCGCCTTTTGATAGATAGACATGTAGTAACTCTTCCAGGGCATTGGTGGTTTTACCCATGGCAGAAATAACGACCAGCAATGGTTGCTTCCCACTATATTGTTGAATAATCTGACAAGCATTTCTTACAGAAGGCGCATCTTTTACAGAAGCACCGCCAAATTTAAATACAAGCATATGATGTGAAAGTCTGTAAATTTTTGCGCAAAGTTGATTTTTTATTCCATTAATAATAAGCTTCTGGGCATTTTTTGTTAGTATACACATTAAATTTTTGCAAACTATTCTTTAAGCTGAATCTGTTCCTATGCCAGATCATTTATTTGCTACCTATTTCAATACTACACATACTGTTTATCAATCTTCTGCTCCAGGGCGTATAGATGTAATGGGAGGAATAGCCGATTATTCAGGCTCTATGGTGTTGCAAATGCCTATCCGGGAGAAAACAACTGTACAACTGGCCTTACGGGATGATGATAAGTTGAATATTAAAAGCCTGCAAAGTAATGGAGAGGTATTAGCTTGTTCGGTGGCGTATCATTCGCTATTAAAAAATGGCCGAGAAGTAGATTATGCCTTTGCCAGAAAAGAATTGGCTACAACAGAAAATGGAAGATGGGCTGGTTACATCATAGGCTGTTTTCTGGTGGTGCAGAAAGAAAAAAATATACAGATAACTGGTGCTGATATATTCATACATACTGAGGTACCATTGGGCAAAGGTGTTTCCTCTTCAGCAGCCTTAGAGGTAGCGGTATTAAAAGCAATCGCCCAGGCCTACCAGATTGAATTTGGTAAAACAGAACTCCCGCTATTAGCCCAGAAGGCCGAAAATCTGGTGGTTGGCGCTCCCTGCGGATTAATGGATCAGTTAGCGTGCTACCTGGGTGAATCGGGAAAATTATTGCCTATTCTTTGCCAGCCAGATATAGTGTATGAACCGCTTCCGATTCCAGAAAATATCTTTTTTATTGGTATTGATAGTGGTATCCGTCATTCTGTAGGAGCAGCCTCCTATTCACAAGTGCGTACGGCTGCTTTTATGGGATATGCAATGATTGCCAGAGAAGTAGGTGTAATGCCCAAAGAGCTGGAACAAGCTAAACTGAATTCAACCAGGAAAGGATTACCATTTGATGGGTATGTAGCCAATATAACGCCTTCTATTTTTGAAGAAAGATTTGCACTGCGGTTACCTTATAAAATGCATGGAAAATATTTTAAGCAACATCAGTTTATTCACCTAGATACGGCTACAGAAGTGCTGGACGATAAATTTTATGCCATACTGGATTGTACCCGCCATCCGGTTTACGAAAATTTCAGGGTTCATACCTTTTCTGTATTACTTCACTATTTGTCTGTTGTAACCAATCCTTTGCACAGAAAACAATGTCTGCAACAACTGGGTGAACTCATGTATCAGTCTCATACTGGTTATAGCGTTTGTGGCCTGGGCGATGACCATACCGATGAGCTGGTTGAATCTGTTCGGCAACACCAGCATCAGGGAGTATATGGTGCTAAAATCACTGGTGGTGGGAGCGGGGGAACCGTATGTATACTTTGTGAAGGTGAAGAGGGCTTACAAACTGCCCGTAAAATTCACCGGCAATACCAGGAAAAATATAACAAAGAAGTAACCTTTTTCGAACCTTGAATAAAATGCGGTTCAACCCAATAGTTTACCTATTTTTTGCTTTGATAAAATAATTATTCAGGATTAGTACTTATATTTAAGCCCTAAAAAAACATTAAATCCTCTAAACTTATATGAATTTACCAGAAGACTTAAGGTATACCAAAGAACACGAATGGATCAGGGTAGAAGGCGATATAGCCTATGTAGGCATTACTGATTTTGCCCAGAAAGAGCTGGGAGATATAGTATATGTTGAAATTGATACTAAAGGCCAGGAGATTCAGCAAAATGAGATATTTGGAACTGTAGAAGCCGTAAAAACCGTTTCAGACCTTTTTATTCCTATTACCGGAACTGTGCTGGAAGTAAATGATCTTTTAAATTCTAATCCTGAGCTGGTAAACACTGATCCGTATGGCAAAGGCTGGATGATTAAAATGAGCATTACTGATACACAGCAGCTTGAATCTTTGTTAAGCGCGAATACGTATGGAGCAGTAATTGGCGCTTAAATAGAGGAAAGAGGCAAAGTGCTATTTTTGCATAAACAGATATAGCCTGGTTAACAACAGCGGAATGTTTTTCAGATATAACGTATTTACTTTTGCCTGGGCATTACTCATACTAATGCTGATATTAATGCCTGGTAAAAATATGCCGGATACTAATATCTGGAGCCTGCTTACTTTCGATAAATTTGCTCATTTCTTTGTATTTGCCATACTGGTGTTTTTACTTAACATCGGACTTGCCAAACAGCATACCTATATATGGCTGCGGTTTAAAGCAGGTAAAATGGCGCTGATGAGTGGTATGGCCTATGGAATTTTGCTTGAACTTATTCAATCCTTTATTCCTGACCGAACTTTTGAGCCGAGGGACATGTTAGCCAATATGATAGGATGTTTCTTAGGAAGTTTTTTGTTTTACATGGTTTATAAATTTAATCTCCCTGATTAGTATTTATAATAAAAAAAAATTATTTTTGATATCTGCAAGTTTAAACTTATCCCCAAACCCAAATAGATTATGGAAGTTAAAAAGTATGAAAAGGTAGACTTAGCTCGCCAGTCTGGTTTGTTTATGAACATCGGATTGATAGTTGCTTTGGGCCTGTGCTTGCTTGCCTTTGAATGGAAATCCTACGATGATCTTTCACAGGTAGAGTATGAAGCACAAGCGGTAGAAACTGAAGAATTAATAGAGATTCCAATCACTGAGATGCCTCCTCCTCCTCCTCCTGTAATTCAGCAGCCTGAGATCGTAGAGGTACCAGATGAAGAAGAAATAAAAGAAGAACTAGTAAACCTGGATACGGAGATTACTCCTGAAACGGTAGTAGCTCCCCCTGCTCCGCCTGCACCTGCTGCACCAGTAGTAGAAGAAGAAGAAACTAACGAGATCTTCCAGGTGGTAGAAAACCAGCCTGCTCCGGTAGGAGGTTATGAAGCATTCTACAAATACATCGGTAAAAACATCAAATATCCGGATCAGGCCAGAAGAATGGGCGTGGAAGGAAAAGTGTTCGTACAGTTTGTAGTAGATAAAGATGGAAGTATTACGGACGTAAATGTATTAAAAGGTATCGGTTCTGGTTGTGATGAAGAAGCCATTCGGGTAGTAAAATCTGCTCCAAAATGGACACCAGGTAAGCAAAGAGGCCGTCCGGTACGCGTACGTATGTCGGTGCCGATTGCCTTCAAATTGGGATAATATTAGTTAACTGATATATAGAAAGCCTGGGAAACCAGGCTTTTTTATTTTTACGAAAATATTTTTGTAAGCCTTATGGAATCTGCCAGGGAGATGCATCATAGGAATAAAGTAAACATATTTTCCTTTTCACCCTAAACAGCATTCTCATGGAACTCAAAAAGAACCCCGAATCAGATTTATCCCGCAAAAAAAGCTTGTTTTTTAACATTGGAATGATCATCACGCTTGCTCTATGTTTGGTTGCCTTCGAATGGAAAACATATGAGAAATTATCGGATGTAGATATTTCTAAACCATCAGAGCCAGAGCAATTGGAAATGATGCCTATTATAGAAAATAAGATTCCGGAACCTCCGAAAGTGGTAGCTCCGGAAATAAAAGAGGTTAAGGAAGACATAAAAGAAGAATTAATAAACTTAGAAACAGAAACTTCTTTGGAAGCTGTAGTAGATCCTCCTGTGCCTCCCACTCCAATTGCTCCTGTCATTGAAGATGAAGAAACTACAGAAATATTACTTATTGCTGAAACTCAGCCTGCTCCGGTAGGAGGTTACGAAGCATTCTATAAATACATCGGTAAAAACATCAAATATCCGGATCAGGCCAGAAGATTGGGCGTAGAAGGAAAAGTGTTTGTTCAATTTGTAGTAGATAAAGATGGTGGTATTACCGACGTACAAGTATTAAAAGGCATAGGCAGTGGTTGTGATGAAGAATCTATTCGGGTGCTTAATAATGCTCCAAAATGGACTCCTGGCAAGCAAAGAGGCCGTCCGGTACGGGTTCGGATGTCTGTTCCTATTATATTCAAATTAGGATAATTATTTAGTTTATCTTACAGAAATAGCCCGTAACTCAGCGGGCTTTTCTATTTTTACAGGATGCTTAGATATTGTATATGCTTTGGTATGCTGCTGTGGCCAGCTTTAGTGCAGGCGCAGGATATGGCCCGCATCAAAAAAAACATTGATACCCTTTGTTCGCCTGCCATGCATGGCCGGGGATATGTAAATAAAGGCGATCTGGTGGCAGCCAGTTTTATTGGGGAGCAATTCCGGCAAATGGGGCTTAAATCTTTCGGAACTACTTTTTTACAATATTTCCCATTAGATATTAATACCTTTCCTAAAAAGGTAAAGCTCCAGATAGATAAACAGACACTGACGCCAGGCAAAGATTATATAGTAAATCCGGTTTCTGCCAAAGGAAAAGGCAGTGGAAAAATTGTTTACCTGGATACGCTTATATTTACCCAGGAGCAGGCCAGGCAGAAGTTTCTGCAAACTGATTTCAGGAAAAATATACTTGTTTACCAATCCAAGCACCAAAACAAACTACTCGAATTACCTGGGGAATATCTGAACAAAATGCACGAAGCCAGGGCGCTGATCGAACTACATCCGGAAAAACTGACCGCTAGTTTATCTAACAAACAACAAAGCCATCCGGCATTTGAAATGGTTAGTAAAACTCTGCCTTCCAATGCTTCCAAAGCTAAATTCCGCCTGGATGCCACCTTGATTTCAAATTATCAGTCGCAGAACGTAATCGGGTATATTTCCGGAAAAACCCGGCCTGATTCATTTATTGTTGTGTCTGCTCATTACGATCATCTGGGCCGCATGGGGAACAAAACCTATTTTCCGGGTGCCAATGATAATGCAAGCGGGACCAGTATGTTGCTGGAACTGGCACATTATTATTCCTTACCAGAAAATCAGCCGGAGTATTCTATGGCGTTTATTGCATTTGGTGCCGAAGAAGCCGGACTGATTGGTTCCAGGTATTATACACAGCATCCATTATTTCCTCTTGCCGAGATCAAATTTATGATCAATCTGGACCTGGTAGGCACAGGTGATGATGGGATAACCGTAGTAAATTCGGTAGCCTTACCCCGTGAATTTAACTTGCTTACGCAGATTAACCAGGAGAAAGGATATGTATCGAAAGTAAATAAACGGGCTAATGCTCCCAATTCTGATCATTATTTTTTTGTGAGCAAAGGCGTAAAAGCAGTATTCATTTATACGTTAGGCGGAATCAAAGCCTATCATGACGTATACGACCGTCCGGAAACACTGCCCCTCACAAAGTATACACAGTTATTTGGCCTGCTTACAGATTTTATCCGGGTTTTGTAAAAAATCAGAAGTATTTTGCCTAAGCAATTGAGCAAAAGATCAATAAGACATTAATCAGTTAAAATGGCCAGAAAATAGGTACAAAAATAACAAGTAAGGCTATCAGGAGTAAGGTAAGTACAGAACCGGTTTTAAAAAAATCCATAAACTTATACTTTCCCGGACCATATACCAGGATACAGGAAGGCTCAAAAGGGGTAACCAGAGAAACAGAAGCGGCCAGCATAATGGCTATCCCAAACGATCTTGGATTGGCACCTAGTTGCTGAGCGGTTTGCAAGGCAATTGGTAACACCACCAGCGCTGCGGCTGCATTAGACATAGGCTGCGTAAGAAATACAGTAAGTAAAATAAATCCTGCCAGAATAGAAATCGTTCCGAAGGGACTCAGCAGGTCTACAATGTGCATAGCCAGAAAGTTTGAAGCGCCGGTTTTTTCCATGGCTTTCCCAAAAGCACTCATGCCTCCGATTAATATGAGAAGCCGCCAGTCAATGGCAGTATAGGCTTTTTCCAGGGGAATGGCTTTGCTCAGCACCGTTAGTACAGCGGCCATCAAAAAGCATATGGAAAGTGGAGCTAATTCCAGAGAACCAATAATCACTGCCAGCATAAAAGTAATTACCGTAAACAAGCCTCTTTTTTCCTTGTATTTGATAGGGGTGAATTCCTCCCCCATAATAGCCAGATCATGTCTTTCCCGGATGGCCTGAATCCGGTTAGAAGTACCCTGAACCAGCAACAAATCTCCCAGATGAAGTTCTATACTACTGATCTTATCCCGTAGTGTCTGGCCATGCCGGTAAATGGCCAGTACTACCAGGCCATACCGTTGGCGGAAACCTGCACTTTTAATAGTTAAACCTACCAGCTCCGACTCTGAATTTGTGATAAGTACCTCTGCCAGCTGAATATCAGCTGTTTCAATGGTAATGTCTTTCAGGGTATCGGCCTTAATTTCAATGCCACTGGTTTCGCGTATTTTCAGTAACTGGTCAATTTTTGTTTCTACCAGCAGCATATCGCCTTCTTCGATCACCAGATAAGGATGTGGAAAGTATTGAGTCTTGTTTCGGATCAGCTTCAATATTCTGATATCTAAGCCACTCAAATTAGAGGTTACAATTTTTTGCCCGATCAAGGGAGAGTTTTTTACTACCACTACTTCGCTCAGGTATTCCCGGATGGCATAATTTTCTGTCAGGCTGTAATCTTTATGGTCAGGTAAAAAACGTCTGCCTACCGCCCAGATGTAAAGAACCCCGGTACCAAACATAATCAGCCCCATAGGCAATATCTCAAACATACCTACCGGAGCTAATTTTGCCTGTATAAGATATCCACTTACCGCTACGTTTGTAGACGTACCAATCAAGGTGCAGGTACCACCCAGAATAGAAGCAAACGCCATAGGAATTAATATTTTAGATGCGCTGATGTTCAATTTCCGGCATATTCCCATAACTGGCCCTACCAGCAGCGCAGTAACCGTAGTATTATTCATAAAAGCAGAAATAGAGCCGGTAATACCCATAATAACCAATGTCAGCGCAGCCGGTTTTACTTGGGTAATGGTAGTAAGATTGGCACCGATGCGGTCTAGCATACCAGTTTCCCGCAAGGCGCCGCTAATGACAAAGATAGAAGCCAGGATAATGATAAAATCACTGCTGAATCCTTCAAATGCCTCTTTTGGAACAAGGATACCAGACAGAACAAGTATAATTAACAGGATCAGGGTTATAATATCAACGGACAATTTTTCTGTGGCAAATAATATAATAGCTACCACCAGTAATCCTAAAACCAAAGCAATCTCCATAATACAAATTGATGCAATGAAACGGTTGGAAAATTATCCTCTTTTTAAACCAGGATGAAAAATTACATATAATTTATTTTAAAAACAGAACCCTCTCGCTGATTTATAAAGCTTATGTCAATTATTTCCTGATAACGTGTTCTGTGTAACTATTTTGCCTTCTAAAAATAGCCTAATTATTTTCTGTTCAATCATTATACAAATTCATTAAAAAATGATACATTTCTAATAGACTACTTTCGATTGCCGTATTATATATTTTAAGCCAATGTGTACCATTACTAAAAAACTGTTTTTTTTAGCCTTATCGCTTATACTGGCACAAGCCTGTGTAAAGCCTCAAAAAACAGCAGATTCTGCCAGCCCCCTTTCTACTACACAAGCCAGTAATCCTGCCACTGATTACCTTCCGGTTAAGCCGGATACCATTTACGCCGAACATGTACGTACCAGCGAATTCAGAACGCCAGAGCAGGAACGCTTACAATTTATTCTGCCTCCGGATTTTGAAGTGACACTGTTTGCTTCTGAGCCGGATATTACCAAGCCCATCAATATGGCTTTCGACGAAAAAGGACGTTTGTGGGTAACCCAATCTTCAGAATATCCAATAGAAGCCGGACCCAGTGAAGGCAGTGACCGGATCACCGTACTGGAAGATACAAATGGCGATGGAAAAGCCGATAAGATTCAGGATTTTGCCAGTGATTTAAACATTCCTATTGGGATTATGCCAGTAAAAGGGGGCGCTATTGCCTATAGTATTCCTAATGTGTACCGGTTGTATGATACAGATAATGATGGCAAGGCGGATAAGCGGAAGGTGATGTTAGGTGCGTTTGGCCATAAGGATACGCATGGCATGGTCAATAATTTGGTACGGGGCTTTGACGGCTGGATACATGCTTCTCATGGATTTGCCAATACTTCCCTTATAGCAGGCACCGACGGAGATTCTATCAAGATGTTTTCGGGAAATACATTCCGTTTCAGGTTAGATGGCAGCCGGGTAGAAAAAACAACGGATGGGCGAATCAATCCCTTCGGCTCTGCTTTCGATGAAATGGGCTACCATTATTCAGCCGATTGCCATACATTGCCTATTTACCAGTTAATATGGGGCGGAGATTATACCCAATGGGGGAAAAGGGAACGAAGTATGGGATTTGCTCCTACGATGATGGATTATGATCTGAATTCTACCGCATTAGCAGGTTTGGTGTATTATACTGATACCCATTTCCCTGCCGAATACCAGCATAGCTTTTATTCTGGTGACGTAGTTACGTGCCGCATCAGCCGAAATATAATGACATTTAATGGATCAACCCCCAAGGCCACACGCAAACAAGATTTTCTGGTAAGTAAAGATCCCTGGTTCAGGCCGGTAGATATTAAGGTAGGGCCAGATGGGGCTTTGTATATTGCTGATTTTTATAACCGCATTATTGGCCATTACGAAGTTCCATTAAACCATCCCGGCAGAGACCGGATTAGTGGCCGGATCTGGAAAATTACCTACAAAGGCAATAAGCTTAGTCCCATTCTGGATTTTTCGAGTATGAGCCAGGAAGAATTACTCAACGCTTTATCTAATGAAGTACTCCAAACCCGAATGAAAGCCACTGATGCCCTGGTAGACCGTTTTGGCAAACAGGCGATACCAGCTTTGCAGAAACATATACGCACAAAGAACATAGCTACTAATGGGCTGATTCAATCGCTGTGGGCTTTATATCGGCTCAATGGCCTTCCGGAGCCTATCCTGGTATCAGCAATAAAACATACGGATGTACGGGTAAAAGTACATGCTTTTAAAATAGCAGCTAATCACAATAAACTCACTGACCCATTGAGAACTCTGGCCATGCAGAGCCTGGATGATTCAAATCCACATGTACAACGGGCTGCTGCTGAAGTGCTGGGCAGGCATCCCAGTGAACAAAACCTTAGTAAACTGGTCAGTCTGGCAAGTAAGGTGCCTGCGTATGATACGCATCTGCGGTATACGGTATTACTCAGCATTAAAAATCATTTGCAGCGAGAGGGAATTATGCAGCAAGTAGCCAGGGAGAAATGGGACGAACAAAGTGCTGGTATTATTGCTATGATTGCGGCCGATATGCAATCATGGGAGGCTGGCAGATATTTGTTCACCTATTTAAAAACCTATAATTACCCCAAAGAACGTTTTCCAGTGTATATAGAATCAGTTACCCGTAATATGCCGGCATCCGAAATAGATGAAGTAATTGATTTCGTAAAAAACAAGACCGGAAGTTATCTGGAAGACCATTATCCCCTGGCCAAAGCGGTAAATGCAGGTATAGAGCAAAGAGGAGGTAAATCAAATGAAATAGAAGCCTTACGAAAGTGGAATACAGGGCTGGCAACTCATTTTCTTTTACAGGTTCCGGATAATAATCAGTCCTTGAGCAAAGAGCTGAAAGAACGGCTTGTATATGCGGCACAGATGGCAGAATTATATAAAGAAGATTCTTTGTTGCCAGAGCTTAGAAAATTGTTTGCTTTCCGTAATGCTGGCGACGAAACAAGACATGCCGCTGCTGAAGCGCTCATATCCATAGCTCCGGAACATTATGCTATATGGATAGCCAACACACTTGATGATAACGAAGAAACAATAGCCATGCGCCAGCGGATGGCCAGAACACTAGCACAGTCAAAATTACCCAAAGTCAGGTCGTTGCTTGTAAGAAATATGAAAACAGCCCCCTATGAAGTGCAGGAGACAATAGCCGGTTTACTGGTAAGCGATACGACAGGAAAACCACAACTGATTAAATTAATCAGGCAGGGTGAAGCACCAGCCCGAGTGTTAAAGTCCCGCAATGTAGAGGATCTTTTTCTGGCTGGCATACAACCAGAGCAAAAAAAAGAATTTGACCAGCTAACAGCCGGTATACTGCCCATTAGTGAAGAACGCCAGAAACTGATTGAAAAAAGAATAGCTGAATTTACCCCGGCAGGCAAAACAGCGGATATGGGGAAAGCAATATTTATCAAAAATTGCAGCATGTGCCACCAGATCGACAAAACAGGAGGATTAATTGGCCCGCAGCTGGACGGCATTGGAAACTGGGGCAGACACTCCCTGACCACTAAAATTCTAGACCCTAACCGGAACATTACCGAAAATTTCCGGATGTATAATATTACCTTAAAAAATGGTAAAATGGTATCTGGTCTTTACCGCAGGGATGAAGGACAATCGCTGGTGTTAGCAGATGTGTCTGGCAAGGAATTCTCTATCCCACAACAGAATATTCAGGAAAAGGTAGCTTCTCCCTATACATTGATGCCAGATCATTTCAGTACCACTATTTCTAAAGAAGACTTTGATGCCTTGCTGGTTTTTTTGTTACAGGAGAAATAAATAACAAGGTTCTCTTATGATAAGCCAGCCATCACTAC from Rhodocytophaga rosea carries:
- a CDS encoding PVC-type heme-binding CxxCH protein, which encodes MCTITKKLFFLALSLILAQACVKPQKTADSASPLSTTQASNPATDYLPVKPDTIYAEHVRTSEFRTPEQERLQFILPPDFEVTLFASEPDITKPINMAFDEKGRLWVTQSSEYPIEAGPSEGSDRITVLEDTNGDGKADKIQDFASDLNIPIGIMPVKGGAIAYSIPNVYRLYDTDNDGKADKRKVMLGAFGHKDTHGMVNNLVRGFDGWIHASHGFANTSLIAGTDGDSIKMFSGNTFRFRLDGSRVEKTTDGRINPFGSAFDEMGYHYSADCHTLPIYQLIWGGDYTQWGKRERSMGFAPTMMDYDLNSTALAGLVYYTDTHFPAEYQHSFYSGDVVTCRISRNIMTFNGSTPKATRKQDFLVSKDPWFRPVDIKVGPDGALYIADFYNRIIGHYEVPLNHPGRDRISGRIWKITYKGNKLSPILDFSSMSQEELLNALSNEVLQTRMKATDALVDRFGKQAIPALQKHIRTKNIATNGLIQSLWALYRLNGLPEPILVSAIKHTDVRVKVHAFKIAANHNKLTDPLRTLAMQSLDDSNPHVQRAAAEVLGRHPSEQNLSKLVSLASKVPAYDTHLRYTVLLSIKNHLQREGIMQQVAREKWDEQSAGIIAMIAADMQSWEAGRYLFTYLKTYNYPKERFPVYIESVTRNMPASEIDEVIDFVKNKTGSYLEDHYPLAKAVNAGIEQRGGKSNEIEALRKWNTGLATHFLLQVPDNNQSLSKELKERLVYAAQMAELYKEDSLLPELRKLFAFRNAGDETRHAAAEALISIAPEHYAIWIANTLDDNEETIAMRQRMARTLAQSKLPKVRSLLVRNMKTAPYEVQETIAGLLVSDTTGKPQLIKLIRQGEAPARVLKSRNVEDLFLAGIQPEQKKEFDQLTAGILPISEERQKLIEKRIAEFTPAGKTADMGKAIFIKNCSMCHQIDKTGGLIGPQLDGIGNWGRHSLTTKILDPNRNITENFRMYNITLKNGKMVSGLYRRDEGQSLVLADVSGKEFSIPQQNIQEKVASPYTLMPDHFSTTISKEDFDALLVFLLQEK